In Alkalihalobacillus sp. TS-13, the following are encoded in one genomic region:
- a CDS encoding DUF3941 domain-containing protein translates to MSNTKDNDKKKRDNQAQQELKNKMEQSNINKGTRQYSKKTDHL, encoded by the coding sequence TCCAACACAAAAGACAACGATAAGAAAAAGCGCGATAACCAAGCACAGCAAGAATTGAAAAATAAAATGGAACAATCGAATATCAACAAAGGTACACGACAATATTCAAAGAAAACAGATCATTTATAA